The genomic window CTTCGACTGGATGATGTTCCAGCCCGCACCCAGCGCGTCCATTTCCGGGTCCAGGAACATCATGATGCGATCCTTCTGGTACGGCCGCAGCAGCCAGAACCAGGCCACCGGTGCGACCGCCGCCACGCCCCCCACGCCCAGCCCCACCCACCACCACGGCAGGCCGGCCAGCAGCAGCACGAACACACCACTGGCCGCGATCAGCACGCCGGTACCGAAGTCCGGCTGCAGCATCACCAGGCCGGTGGGCACGCCGATGATGACCATCGACACCAGCACCGTGTTGATGCGTGGCGGCAGCGGCATCCTGTGCAGGTACCAGGCCACCATCATCGGCAGACTGACCTTCAGCAGCTCGGCCGGCTGCAGGTAGAAGAACTTCAGGTCCAGCCACTGCCGGCCGTACTTGCCGGTGCCCAGCACGAACACCGCCAGCAGCGGGAGCATCGAGATGGCGTAGATCAGCGGCGTGGCCGAACGGATGCGCAGGATCGGCACCCGCGAGATGCCCCACAGCGCGGCCAGGCCCACGGCGAAGCGCACGCCCTGCGCCATCACCAGGCTGTCGCCACCGGCGCTCTTCAACGTGGCCAGGCCGATCACCATCAGCGCCCCCAGGGCCAGGCACAGCACCCAGTCCAGGCTGCTGAAGAAGCGCTGCAGCATGTCGCCGGCCCAACGCAGGAACACTTTCATCGGGCGGTCTCCGCTGCAGTGGGGCGCGGCGTGGCCGGCAGCGCGGCGGCCGCCGGAGGCGCCGGCGCGGGTGCCGGCGCCGGTGCCGGTGCCGGCATGCCGACCAGCACCGGGTGTTCGCCCAGCTGGGCGGCTGCGGCGTCGCCGGCCTGGCGTGCGCCGACATCCTCGTTGTCGAAGGCGGTGGCGCCGATGGCGGTGGTGCCACGCTCGCTGTCCAGCGGCTGCATGCCCTCCGGCATCTTGCCCAGCAGGTAGGCGTCGAACACCTTGCGCGCGATCGGCGCAGCCGCGGCACCGCCGTAGCCGCCGCCTTCGACCGCGATCGCGATGGCGATCACCGGCTGTTCGACCGGCGCAAAGCCGACGAACAGCGCGCGGTGGCGCAGGTGCATCGGCAGGCTCTTCGGGTTCACGGCGGCCGTACCCTTGCGGCTGACAACCTGCGCGGTACCGGTCTTGCCGGCCATCGTGTAGGGCGCACCCGCCGCCATGCGTGCCGCGCTGCCCCCGGGCAACATGGTGGCCATCATGCCTTCGCGTACCGCCTGCACGTTGTTCGGGTTGGGGCTGACCGGCTTGCTGGCGCCCGGCTCGCTGGCGGCCCATTCGTGATCGAAGCCGGCGCGCTGCTGGATGACCAGGTGTGGCGTACGCAGCTGGCCGTCGGCCAGCGCGCTGACGCCGCGCGCCAGCTGCAGCGGCGTTACCTTCCAGTCACCCTGGCCGATGCTGATGTTGACCGTGTCGCCGGGGTACCAGGCTTCCTTGCGGCTCTTGCGCTTGTAGGCCGGCGACGGCAGGATGCCGCCGATTTCACCGGTCAGGTCGATGCCGGTCGGCTGGCCGAAGCCGTAGTACTCCATGTAGTGGTCGAAGCGCTCGATGCCCAGATCCAGCGCCAGCTTGTAGTAGTAGGTATTGACCGACTGCGCGATCGACTTGCGCAGGTCGGTCCAGCCATGGCCGCCGCGGTGCGAGTCGCCCCAGCCGCGCGACGTGCCGGGCAGGTAGAACATGCCGGTGGACAGCACCTTGTCCTCCGGCCGGCGCACGCCCGCATCCAGGCCGGCCAGCGCGATCAGCGGCTTCAGCGTGGAACCGGGCGCAACGCCGCCCAGCACCAGGCGGTTGAACTGCGGGCGCGAGGGGTTGTCATTCAACGCCTTGAAATCGGCGTGCGAAATGCCGTTGACGAACAGGTTCGGGTCGTACGACGGCAGGCTGACCATGGCCAGCACTTCGCCGGTGCGCGGATCCATGGCCACCGCCGAGCCTTCCTGCTCGCCGAAGGCGGCCACCATCGCCCGCTGCAGGTCGGCATCGATCGACAGCCGCAGGTCGGTGCCGGACTGCGCCGCCACGCGGCCGATGGTGCGGATCGCACGCCCCTGCACGTTGGTCTCCACCTGCTCGTAGCCGACCTTGCCGCGCAGCTGCTGCTCGTAATAGCGCTCCAGGC from Stenotrophomonas sp. 704A1 includes these protein-coding regions:
- the mrdA gene encoding penicillin-binding protein 2, with protein sequence MIPRRQVKNPHAEAEQFRRRAALGFLGVLVCLLGLGGWYFKLQVLDHDIYATRSEANRIKPRPVVPGRGMIYDRNGRLLAENVPAFRLDITPDKVKDMDATLDGLAKIIQISPEEREAFNKSRKARRKFLPVTLKLRMSDEEMARFAVDRWRFPGVELEPYLTRRYPYGDLFAHIIGYVGRVDDKDLEILGEGNAALTHIGKSGLERYYEQQLRGKVGYEQVETNVQGRAIRTIGRVAAQSGTDLRLSIDADLQRAMVAAFGEQEGSAVAMDPRTGEVLAMVSLPSYDPNLFVNGISHADFKALNDNPSRPQFNRLVLGGVAPGSTLKPLIALAGLDAGVRRPEDKVLSTGMFYLPGTSRGWGDSHRGGHGWTDLRKSIAQSVNTYYYKLALDLGIERFDHYMEYYGFGQPTGIDLTGEIGGILPSPAYKRKSRKEAWYPGDTVNISIGQGDWKVTPLQLARGVSALADGQLRTPHLVIQQRAGFDHEWAASEPGASKPVSPNPNNVQAVREGMMATMLPGGSAARMAAGAPYTMAGKTGTAQVVSRKGTAAVNPKSLPMHLRHRALFVGFAPVEQPVIAIAIAVEGGGYGGAAAAPIARKVFDAYLLGKMPEGMQPLDSERGTTAIGATAFDNEDVGARQAGDAAAAQLGEHPVLVGMPAPAPAPAPAPAPPAAAALPATPRPTAAETAR
- the rodA gene encoding rod shape-determining protein RodA codes for the protein MKVFLRWAGDMLQRFFSSLDWVLCLALGALMVIGLATLKSAGGDSLVMAQGVRFAVGLAALWGISRVPILRIRSATPLIYAISMLPLLAVFVLGTGKYGRQWLDLKFFYLQPAELLKVSLPMMVAWYLHRMPLPPRINTVLVSMVIIGVPTGLVMLQPDFGTGVLIAASGVFVLLLAGLPWWWVGLGVGGVAAVAPVAWFWLLRPYQKDRIMMFLDPEMDALGAGWNIIQSKIAIGSGGFDGKGWGEGSQSHLNFIPEQTTDFAFSVLSEEFGWMGVAVVLALYLVVIGRCLWIASQSRDSYSRLLAGATGLAFFVYVLVNGGMISGLLPVVGVPMPLISYGGTSAVSLLAGFGLVMAVRSHNPVHGGYG